Proteins from a genomic interval of Yarrowia lipolytica chromosome 1E, complete sequence:
- a CDS encoding uncharacterized protein (Compare to YALI0E13750g, similar to uniprot|CAD79666 Neurospora crassa B1D14. 230 Related to serine/threonine-protein kinase and DEHA0F25278g Debaryomyces hansenii) — MPVFENLKNFIRHGKQAQNGLEPISSRNSGRRSQQPPAITHSNSEPLTKTTMFSEGAAQTKEPAPAAKAAAPAKKVDKEKYNDAIKEIVEEEKLQQSKIPNYPGLERYRLIEKMGDGAFSIVYKAVDLQTKEEVAVKVIRKFELNANQRSSILKEVAIMRQLRHKNVVQLIDFSESENHYFIVLELLPGGELFHQIVRLTYFSEDLARHVIVQVAEAVQYLHEEVGVVHRDIKPENLLFYPAPFTPSKKIVLRKGEDESKEDEGKYIPGVGAGGIGVIKLADFGLSKVVWDSKTMTPCGTVGYTAPEIVKDERYSKSVDMWALGCVLYTILCGFPPFYDDSIDVLTEKVARGQYTFLSPWWDEISKGAKDLVSHLLTVDPERRYTIEDFLAHPWITQSNEPTHPALDSPMASILDQRKGHTPATTAISRENVEAEDPQPHDSASTLHVEHPAEGASTSSFEDPQATYRSPATVTLKEVFDVSNAVHRMEEENARRRRMGGSKNLGMLTEIITDEEDEEDDTLEGSMSRVSVAENPHAHKRQKQKNRSGVFELKLDGATLLEKRKRAAAGVA; from the exons ATGCCCGTTTTTGAAAACCTCAAAAACTTCATTCGGCATGGAAAACAGGCCCAGAACGGCCTGGAGCCCATCTCGTCCCGTAACTCGGGCCGACGAAGCCAACAACCGCCCGCCATCACCCACAGTAACAGTGAGCCGCTGACCAAAACCACAATGTTCAGCGAGGGCGCAGCTCAGACCAAGGAGCCCGCACCGGCCGCCAAAGCCGCTGCTCCCGCCAAAAAAgtcgacaaggagaagtacAACGACGcgatcaaggagattgtggaggaggagaagctgcaACAGAGCAAAATTCCCAACTACCCGGGACTCGAGAGATACAGGCTGATTGAAAAGATGGGaga TGGCGCATTTTCCATTGTCTACAAGGCAGTGGATCtccagaccaaggaggaggtggccgTCAAGGTCATTCGGAAATTTGAACTAAACGCCAATCAG CGTTCGAGTAtcctcaaggaggtggcaATCATGCGTCAATTACGGCACAAAAATGTGGTGCAGCTCATTGATTTTAGCGAAAGTGAAAACCACTACTTCATTGTTTTGGAGCTTCTTCCTGGAGGAGAGCTGTTCCACCAGATTGTGCGTCTGACGTACTTTTCCGAAGACCTGGCCCGACACGTGATTGTCCAGGTCGCAGAAgcagtacaatacttgcATGAGGAGGTAGGAGTGGTGCATCGAGACATCAAGCCCGAAAACCTGCTCTTCTACCCTGCTCCCTTCACCCCCAGCAAGAAGATTGTGTTGAGAAAGGGTGAGGACGAGAGCAAGGAAGACGAGGGTAAGTACATTCCCGGCGTGGGAGCCGGAGGCATTGGGGTTATTAAGCTGGCTGATTTCGGACTTTCCAAGGTGGTCTGGGACAGCAAAACCATGACTCCTTGTGGTACTGTTGGATACACCGCTCCTGAGATTGTCAAGGATGAGCGGTATTCGAAATCTGTCGACATGTGGGCTCTGGGGTGCGTTCTGTACACTATTCTGTGTGGCTTCCCTCCCTTCTACGACGACAGTATCGATGTTCTGACCGAGAAGGTCGCTCGAGGACAATACACTTTCCTGTCTCCCTGGTGGGATGAAATCTCCAAGGGAGCCAAGGATCTCGTTTCACATCTGCTGACGGTCGATCCCGAGCGTCGGTACACAATTGAGGACTTTCTGGCTCATCCCTGGATCACCCAGAGCAACGAGCCCACCCATCCTGCTTTGGATTCTCCCATGGCGTCCATTTTGGACCAGCGAAAGGGCCACACTCCCGCCACGACTGCCATTTCGCGAGAGAACGTCGAGGCCGAAGATCCTCAACCCCACGACTCTGCATCAACTCTGCATGTCGAGCACCCTGCCGAGGGCGCCTCCACGTCGTCGTTTGAGGATCCTCAAGCAACGTATCGGTCGCCGGCCACTGTCAccctcaaggaggtgtttgACGTGTCCAACGCAGTGCATcgaatggaggaggagaatgCGCGACGTCGCCGAATGGGCGGCTCCAAGAATCTCGGCATGTTGACCGAAATCATCACcgacgaagaggacgaggaagacgacACTCTGGAGGGAAGCATGTCTCGAGTGTCGGTGGCCGAGAACCCTCACGCCCACAAGCGCCAGAAGCAAAAGAACCGATCAGGCGTGTTTGAGCTCAAACTTGACGGCGCCACGTTGCTTGAGAAGCGAAAGAGAGCCGCTGCCGGTGTTGCATAG